A stretch of DNA from Microlunatus capsulatus:
ACGTGGTCCGGGAGCGGGTGCTGGCCCTGCCCGGGGTCGGGCTGCGCGGCGGGTGCCGGGTCCGCGGGCTGGAGCGCGCCGGCGGCCGCTGGCGGGTGCTGGTGGAGGACGGCCCGGACGAGGAGGCCGACCTGGTCGTCGACGCCTCCGGCCGCGGCTCCCGGCTGCCGACCTGGCTGGCCGCCCTGGGCCTCGCGGTCGAGGAGCCGGAGACCGTCGACGCCGGGCTCGGCTACGCGAGCCGGCTCTACCGGGCCCGCGACGGCCACCCGCTGACGAACGGCGCCGTCGTCCAGAGCACGACGGACAGCCCGCGCGGCGGCCTCGCCCTCCCCGTCGAGGACGGCGGCCTCCTCGTGCTGGCCTGCGGCTACGGCGAGCACCGCCCGGATCGCGACGTCGACCTCGTCGCGTACCTCGGCGGGCTCCGCGAGCCGGCCCTCGGCGAGCTGACGGCCGGCCTCGAGCCCGTCGGGGAGGTCGCGGTGCACCGGCAGACGGGCAACCGGCGCCACCAGCACGGGCGTCGCCGGGACTGGCCCGACGGGCTGCTCGCCGTCGGCGACGCGCTCTGCGCCTTCAACCCCGTCTACGGCCAGGGCATCACCGTCGCCGCCATCCAGGCCCGGCTGCTGGGCGAGGCCCTGCGCCGGCGGCGGGGCGGCAGCACCCGGCGGCTTCAGCGGCGGCTCCGCGCGGCGGCGGACCTGCCCTGGGCCGTGGCCACCGGCGAGGACCGCCGCTACCTCGACGGCACGACCCCCAGCCCCGCCGCCCGGCTGGTGGGGGCCTGGACCACCGAGGTCGGGAACCTCGCCGTGGCCGGGGACCGGCGCGCGCTCGTCGCGCTCGGCCGGCTGTACCACCTGATGGGCTCACCGCTGGAGCTCGCGCACCCGGCGCTGCTGCTGGCCGCCGCCCGTCGTCGTCGAGGCCCGGCGCAGCCGTCGGCGCCGCGCCCGCCCGAGCTCGAGGCGCTGCTCACCGCCGCCCACGGCTAGCCCTCCTGCTCCTCCCCCGCCCGCAGCGGGCCGCCGAGGGCCCGCACGGTGTCCAACGTGTCCACCTCGTCGGGCGTCTTGTCGGGCCGGTAGCGCAGCACGCGGGCGAACCGGAGGGCGACGCCGCCGGGGTAGCGGGTGGAGGCCTGCAGCCCGTCGACCGCGATCTCGACGACCAGCGGCGGGTCGACGTGCACCGTGCCGGGCGTGCGCCGCACCTCGCGGGCCAGCAGCTGCTCGGTCTGCCAGCCCAGCAGCTCGTCGGTGAGGCCCTTGAAGGTCTTGCCGAGCATGACGAACCCGCCCGTCGCGGGGTCGCGGGCGGCCAGGTGCAGGTTCGAGAGCCAGCCCTGGCGGCGGCCGTGGCCCCACTCGGCGCCGACGACGGCCAGGTCGAACGTGTGCCGGGGCTTCACCTTGACCCACCCCGCGTCGCGGCGGCCGGCCGCGTAGGGAGCGTCGAGGTTCTTCACCACGACGCCCTCGTAGCCCTGCGCGACCGCCTCGGCGAAGGCCGTCGCCACGCCCGCCACGTCGGCGCAGGTGCGGCGCGGCACGCGGAGGGCGGCGGGCACCACGGTCTCCATCACCGCCAGCCGCTCGTGCAGCGGCTCGTCCAGCAGGTCGCGGCCGTCGACGTGCAGCAGGTCGAAGAAGAACACCCGCAGCGGGCGGCCGCCCGGTGCCGGATCGGTGGCGCTCATCGTGCGCGAGGCCACCACCTGGAAGGCCTCCGGGGTGCCGTCGTCGCGCAGGGCCAGCACCTCCCCGTCCAGCACCAGCCGCTCGTGCGGCAGCGAGCGGGCCACCGCCACGACGTCGGGCAGCCGGGCGGTGATGTCGTCGAGGCTGCGGGTGAAGACGGAGACCGCGTGCCCGTCGCGGTGCACCTGCACCCGGACGCCGTCGAGCTTGGCGTCGACGACGGCCGGCAGCCCGCTGCGCTCTGCCGCCGCCTCCGGTCCGGGGGCCGCCGCCGCGAGCATGGGCTGGACAGCCGTCCCCACCCGCAGCCCGACGGCCTCCAGCGCGGGCAGCCCGCCCCCGGCCAGCAGCCGGGCGGCCGTCGTGGTGGAGGAGGTGAGCATGGCGGCCCGCCGGACGGCCGCGACCGGCACCCCGAACGCCGCGGCCAGCCCCTCCTGCACCTGCGCCTCGAGGGCGCCCTGGCGGAGCTCCCCGGACACCAGACCGGCCAGCAGCCGCTGCTCGGCCGCCGTCGCCCGGCCGAACAGGTCGCGGACGGCCGCCGTCCGGGCCGCGGCGGAACCCGTCCCGGCCAGGCCCGCGACGGCGGCGAAGGCGGCGTCGACCTCGGCGACGGTCAGCGACGGCTCGGCGGCGGGCGGCGGCGCGTCCTGCAGGGTGCGCCAGCCGACGCCGGTGCGCCGCTGGCGCAGCGACCCGCTGAGGTAGGAGATCACGACCTCCACCTCCTCGGGAGCCGTGCCGGCCAGCACGGCGGCGATGAGGTCGCGCTTGGCCAGCCGCGACCGGGTGGCGGCGAGCGCGGCGGAGGTCTCCGCCAGACGGCTCAACAACATGGGGGCATCATGCCGCCCGGCGCTGACAGCGGGGCCGCACGGACCGGCGACGGACCGCCCGCGGCCCGGCGGAGGTGTGCTAAGAAGGCGGGGCCCTCCGCAGGGGTCACCCTTTCGTCAAGATCGGGGCGCGGGGAGCCCGGCCTGTTGACACCGAACCGGTTAAGTGATGGGTTGACCCCCAGACGTTCGAGGGAGAGCGAGGAGTGACGAAGATGTTGCCTGCCGGGGGTCGGCACGCCCGCGCCGCCTGCCCAGCCGCCGGTGCGGTCCGCACCGGTGCCGCGACGGCGTCACCCCCCACCTCCTCCACGTCCGACCCCGGCGCCGCGGGACCATCCAGCCCGGCGCCGGCGTGAGGCCTCCGGACCCGCGGGTCCCCGGCCACCGGCCCGGGTCCGCCCGGCGCCTCCCGGTCCGCGGCGCAGCCAGCGCCGCCGCCACCGCCCCACCCCGCCACCGCCCCACGGGCTGACCGCCGCCCCGCTGCGTCCGCTCACGCTCCACGCCCGACCGCTCGACTCATCGACCACAGCAACGACGCGATCCTCCGAAAGGACCTCGATGACCAACCCCGAGATCGACCCGGCAGCTCCCGCCTTCGGCGGCAGCCCGGCCCCGGCCCAGCCCTGGGGCACCAGCCGCCGGCGCTTCCTCTCCCTGTCCGGCCTCGCCGTGGGCGGCGCCCTCGTCGGCGTCGGCGCCACCGGCTGCGGCACCGCCCAGACGGGCAACAGCACCGGTGACGGCGCGGCCCAGGGCCGCCCCGGCGCCTCGGGCGACACCTTCTTCGTCGCCGGCTTCCAGTGGGGCCCGCCCACCAACTTCAACCCGGTCGGCGCGACGCCCCAGTGGCCCACCGCCGGGCGGCAGAGCCAGCTGATCTACGAGTCGCTCGTCCGCTTCAACCTCATCGACGGCTCGTTCTCCCCCGGCCTCGGCAAGGAGATCCAGCAGACCGACGACACCACGCTGACGGTCCCGCTGCAGGAGGGGACGAAGTTCTCCGACGGCAGCGAGCTCACCGCCGACGACGTCGTCTACACCTTCGAGCTGGCCAAGGACGTCAGCACCAGCTACTCCAGCGTGTGGACCTACCTCGACTCGGTCACCGCCTCCGACCCGCGCACCGTGGTGTTCAAGGTCAAGACGGACCCCTACAACCCGGGCTCGGTCAAGGACGCCATCGCCAACGTCTACATCCTGCCGAAGGCGATCTGGAGCAAGTTCAGCAACGACAGCATCACCGCCGAGACGAACCTGCAGCCGATCGGCTCCGGTCCCTACCTGATGGACAAGGCCGACCAGACCCAGGTCGCGCTCAAGCGCAACGACGACTACTGGGGTAAGGAGGTCTACGGCACGCCCGCCCCGCTGGCGATCGTGCACCCGATCTTCAAGAGCAACAACGACGGCGACCTCAAGCTGGCCAGCGGCGAGATCGACGCCAGCCAGCAGTTCACCGCCCAGATCTGGAAGATGTGGGAGGACCAGAAGAAGCCGGTCAAGACCTGGCTCAAGGACAAGCCGTACTACCTGCCGGGCAACCTGCCGCTGCTGATCATGAACCTGGAGCGCAAGGGCCTCGACAACCCGAAGGTGCGCCAGGCGATCGCCTACGCGATCGACTACCCGAACATCGCGGCGACGGCCATGTCCAGCTACTCCGACCCGGCCAAGGCCAGCCTCATCGTCCCCGTCGGCTACGAGTCGAAGTACTTCGACCAGGCCGGCGTCGACTCCGAGGGCTGGTCCTTCAACAAGGAGAAGGCCGTCGAGATCCTCGAGGGCGAGCTGAACTGCACCAAGGGCTCCGACGGCATCTACTCCCTGCCCGACGGCACCAAGCTGGGCGGCTGGGAGCTCATCACCCCGACCGGCTGGACCGACTGGAACACCGCCTGCGAGATCGTCGCCAAGTCCGCCAAGGCGGTCGGCATCGGCATCGAGACGAAGTTCCCGCAGGCCCCGACCATGCAGAAGGCCATGCAGAACGCTGACTTCGACCTCTGCATGTACTCCTACACCGGCGTCACCGCCGCCAGCCCGTGGGTCCGCTTCCGCGACGCCATGGACGACCGGGGTGTGCCGGAGGCCGGCAAGACCGCCTTCTTCAACTACAACCGGTTCTCCCACCCCGACGTGCCGGGCCTGCTGGACGCGGCCGCCGGCGCGAAGACCGACGAGGAGGCCGTGGCGGCCTACACGGCGCTCGACAAGATCTACCGCGAGCAGATCCCGGTCGTCCCGCTCATGTACCGCCCGCTGGAGTTCTACGAGGTGAACGAGACGAACTGGACGGGCTTCCCGACCGAGGACGACCCGTACGCCCCGCCGATGTGGCAGGGAGCCGGCATCAACTGGCTGTTCAAGATCAAGAAGGTGGGCAGCTAGAGGACCGCGAGAGCTCGAGAGGACTGACCGACCATGGGCCTGACCCGTTACCTCGGACGAAGACTGTTGTGGTTCCTCGGCACCCTCGTGGTGGCGCTGCTGCTCAACTTCTTCCTGCCACGTCTGATCCCCGGCAACCCGGTGGACTCCATCGTCAGCAACCTGGCCCGAGGGGGCGGGGTCGGCGGCGAGGACCTGAAGATCATCTACGAGAACTACAACCGCGAGTTCGGGCTGGACAAGCCGATCTGGCAGCAGTTCTTCATCTACCTGGGCCAGCTGGCCCAGGGGAACCTCGGGACCTCGTTCGCGCAGTACCCCGCCTCGGTGAACACCCTGGTCGGTCAGTCCCTGCCCTGGAGCATCGTGCTCCAGGTGCCGGCGATCCTCATCGGCTGGGTCGTCGGGAACATCCTCGGCGCGATGGCCGCCTTCCGCGGCGGCTGGTTCGACCGCGGCGCCTTCGTGACGTCGCTGTTCGCCACCTCCATCCCCTACTACTGCCTGGCGATCCTGCTGCTCTTCATCGTCGGGGTGCAGATGGGCGTGCTGCCCATCGGCGGGGCCTACTCCTTCGGGCTCAGCCCCGAGTTCAGCGCCGCGTTCTTCGGTGACGCGATCACCTACTTCTGGCTGCCGTTCTGGTCGCTGGTGATCGTGTTCATCGGCGGCCAGGCCGTCGGCATGCGCTCGATGGCCATCTACGAGCTCGGCGCCGACTACGTGAACTACGGCCGCGGCCTCGGGCTCACCGACAACCGGATCACGGGCTACGTGTTCCGCAACGCGATGCTGCCCCAGATCACCGGGCTGGCGCTGTCCATCAGCGGCCTGGTCGGCGGCGCCCTCGTCACCGAGCTGGTGTTCTCCTACCCGGGCGTGGGCACCCTGCTGTTCAACGCGATCAGCACCGTCGACTACCCGGTCATCCAGGCGGTCACGCTGATCATCACCCTGGCCGTGCTGCTGGCCAACTTCGCCGTCGACATCGTCAACGGCCTGATCGACCCCCGGATCCGGGCCGCACGGAGTGGAGAGCGCTGATGAAGTCGATCAACCTGACCCCGAGGTTCTGGTTCGCCGCCGTCCTCGTGCTCATCACCCTGTTCATCGGCCTGGTCGGGCCGTTCATCGTGCGGACCGACCCGGACGCCGTCATCGGCGGGCTCTACGACGCCCCCTCGGGCACCCTGCCGCTGCTGCTGGGCACCGACAACGAGGGCCAGAGCGTGCTCGCGAACCTCGTGTACGGCACCCGGACGTCGCTGCTCGTGGGGCTGGTCGCCGGCATCATCGCCAGCACCATCGGCCTGGTCCTCGGCCTGGTGGCCGGGTACCAGGGCGGCTGGCTCGACGACGCCATCTCGGGCCTCACCAACGTCGCCCTGGCCATCCCCTCCATCGTGCTCGTGATCCTGCTGGGCATCGCGCTCAACAACCGCAGCTCGCTGGCCCTGGCCTTCATCATCGGCATCACCTCCTGGCCGTGGATGGCGCGCGCGGTGCGCGCGCAGTCCACGAGCATCCGGGCCCGCGAGCACATCGACGTCGCCCGGCTGTCCGGGGCGTCGTGGGTGAGCATCCTGAGCCGCGACGTGCTCCCCTACCTGCTCAGCTACGTCGTGATGGCGTTCGTGCTGCAGGTGTCCGGCGCGATCCTGGCCGAGGCGGCGCTCAGCCTGCTCGGCCTCGGCCCGTCCGGTACCACCAGCCTGGGCGTGATGCTCTACTGGGCCCTCCAGTGGGGCTCGATCCGCACCGGCGCGATCTGGGCCTTCCTGCCGCCCACGGTCATGCTGACGCTGATCGCCTTCTCCCTGCTGCTCCTGCAGTCCAGCCTCGACGAGGTCTTCAACCCGCGGCTGCGCCGCGGCAAGCTGGCCAAGCGGAAGACGAAGGGCGGGCAGCCGCTGCCGCTGCCCGTCGCGACCGCGGCCCCCACCCCCGTGGGGGCGGCCGGCATCGTCGAGAACCCCGTCCCCGCGTCCACCGGAGGAACCCGATGACCCGGCTGCTCAACGCCGAGAACCTGCGCGCGGCCTACCGCACGCCTGACGGCCGGCAGGTCTTCGCCGTCGACGACGTCAGCGTCTACATCGACGAGGGCGAGGTGCTCGGCGTCGCCGGCGAGTCCGGCTCCGGCAAGTCGACCCTCGGCGCGATCCTCTCCCTCACCACCCGGCCCCCGCTCTACGTCGAGAGCGGCACGCTCGAGATCGACGGCAAGCGCCAGGAGCTCGGCGAGCGGAGCAAGATCCCCCGCACCTGGCGCGGCTCGGTCGTCTCCCTGCTGCCGCAGGGCGCGATGAACTCGATCAGCCCCACCCAGCGGGTGCGGGACCTCGTGTTCGACGTCATGCGGGCCCACGACCGCAGCATCAAGCGGGACGAGGCCCTCGACCGGGCCCGCGACCGGCTGAAGTCGCTGGACCTGCCCGTCCGGGTGCTCGACTCCTACCCCCACCAGCTGTCCGGGGGCATGAAGCAGCGGACCGTGACGATCATCTCGACGCTGCTGAACCCGCGGCTGCTGATCGCCGACGAGCCGACCTCCGCGCTCGACGTGTCGTCGCAGAAGGCGCTCATCGACATGCTGCTGCAGATGCTGGAGCAGAAGATCATGTCGGGCGTCGTCTTCGTCACCCACGACCTGCCGGTGCTGCGCACGGTCTCGGACCGGATCGCCATCATGTACGCCGGCAAGATCGTCGAGGTGGGCGACGCCGAGGAGATCACCGAGCGGCCGCGCCACCCCTACGCGGGCGCGCTGCTCGGCGCGGTCCTGGTGCCCGAGCCCCGCTACCGCGAGATGCGGGTCTTCGGCATCCCCGGCTCGCCGCCCAGCCTGCTGGACCCGCCGACCGGCTGCCGGTTCCACCCGCGCTGCGGCGTGGCCTACGCGGAGTGCGCCACCGAGGAGCCGCCGCACGTCGGCGACGAGCTGCGCTTCTCCAAGTGCTTCTGGGCCAAGAAGCACCCCGGCGAGTCGGTGCCGCTGGAGGCCGTGACGTCGGACTCGCTGGCCGAGGCCGACCCGGTGGGCACGGACCCGCGTCCCGCGGAGTCCGAGGAGCACGACGACGAGGACGGACCGGCCCGCACGGGGTCGGCGCAGGGCCGCGAGGTCCCGACGGGAGGGGTGTCGGCATGAGCGAGGACGTGCTGGTCGCCAGCGGGGTGAGCAAGACCTTCGGCCACGGCAAGAACGTCGTCGAGGCCGTCAAGGACGTCTCCTTCGCCCTGGCGGAGAACGAGGTCGTCACCGTCGTCGGCGAGAGCGGCTCGGGCAAGTCGACGCTGGCCCGGATGGTGCTGGGCCTCATGCCCATCACCTCGGGCACGATGACCTTCCGCGGCAACGACGTCAGCAAGATGAACGCCCGCGGCCGGACCGACTACTGGAAGGACGTCCAGGCGGTCTTCCAGGACCCGTTCTCGTCCTTCAACCAGTTCTTCACCGTGCGCCGGCTGCTGGCCCGCTCGATGCGGCTGCTGGACGACAAGGTCGGCGCCGAGCGGCTGGAGGAGGCCCTGGGCCACGTCGGGTTCCCGAACCCGGCCGACGTCCTGGACCGCTACCCGCACGAGCTCTCGGGCGGGCAGCGCCAGCGCGTCATGATCGCGCGGGCGCTGATGATGCGGCCCAAGCTGCTGGTGGCCGACGAGGCGACGTCGATGCTCGACGCCTCCCTGCGGGTGAACGTGCTCAACGTGCTCACCGACCTGCGCGAGCAGCTCGGCATGACGGTCCTGTTCATCACCCACGACATCGGCCAGGCCTGCTACGTGGCCGACCGGGTGCTCGTCATGGAGCACGGGGTGATGGTGGAGCAGGGGCGGGCCGAGGACGTCATCTTCAACCCGCAGCACGAGTACACCCAGCGGCTGCTGGCCGACGTGCCGAAGCTGCACGAGGTCCAGGACCTCACCCGCGCCCGGGTGTCGGACGGCCCGTCCGCCTCCGGCGCGCACGCCCAGCGGGTCTAGCACCCGCACTCCCCCGGACTGCGAGGCCGGCCGCGGAACAGGCCCCGCGGCCGGCCTCGCGCCTTCCCCGGCGCGGCCGGCGACGGACCGGCTCAGCGGGGGAAGTACTCCACCCGCGGGGTGAAGACGAGGTTCTGCCCCAGCACCCCGCGCGGCCGGCCCAGCGCGTGCACGATCTCCGCCGCCACCTCGCCCGGGTCCATCATCCGCTCGGGCGGGATGCCCCACTGCTCCATCATCGGGGTGTCCATCGCCGCGGGCATGATGCCCTGGATGCGGCAGGGGTGGGAGAACTCCCGCACCTCGGTCTGGAAGATCTCGGTCGCCTTCGCGAAGGCGGCCTTCGAGCTGTTGTAGGCCACCGCGCCGCTGCCCACCGTCACCGCCGAGATGGAGATGACGTTGAAGATCTCGGCCTCGGTGTCCCCGGTCCGCGCCTGCAGGTACCCGTTGAGGAAAGCCTGCATGAGGAACACCGGGCCGTGGCAGTTGACGGCGAACACCTGGGCGTAGGCGGCCTCGTCGACGTCGGTCAGGTAGCCGGGCCGGTCGATGCCGGCCACGTTGACGAGGATGTCGAAGCGGGCGCCGAAACGCTCGAAGAGGCCGCCGACGACGGCGGTCCGGTCCTCGCCGGCGGTCACGTCCAGCCGAACGGCCTCCGCGGAGCCGCCCGCGGCCTGCACGCGCCGGACCGTCTCCGCAGCACCCGCCTCGTCGATGTCGGCGGCCACGGCGTGCACACCCCGGGCCGCCAGCGCCACGCAGGTGGCCCGTCCCAGCCCGCTCGCCCCGCCGGTGACCAGCGCCACCCGTCCGTCCAGTCCTGCCACGCGCGTCTCCTCGTCGTCCGGCCGGCTGACCCGGCCGCCGGAGCAGCACAGTACCCAGCCGGTACGAAGCCGAACCGCTGGGTAGGAGTACCAGGACCTGCCCCTGCGAACTGATCGGCACTGCGTGCGCATCCTGCTCTGGAACGTCCACGGCGGCTACAGCGACTCCCTGACCAGCGGGGGCCACACCTACCTCTACCTGCCGGCCGACGAGCACGGCAGCGGCGGCCTGCCGCGGCTGGACCGACCCGACGGGGTCGACGTGCGGCTCACGAGCCCCGAGGAGCTGCGCGACGACCCGCCGGACGTCGTCGTCCTGCAGCGGCTGGAGGAGCTGGACCTCGCCGCGGCCGCCGGCGTGCGGCCCGGGATCGACGCCCCCGCCGTGTTCTGCGAGCACAACACGCCGCGCGGCGACGTGCCCGACAGCCGGCACCCGCTGGCCGACCGCGACGACGTCACGGTCGTCCACGTCACCCACTTCAACGCGCTGGTCTGGGACTGCGGCCGCACCCGGACCGCGGTGGTCGAGCACGGCATCGCCGACCCCGGCCCGCTGTGGACCGGCGAGCTGGGGCACCTGGCCTTCGTCGTCAACGAGCCGGTGCGGCGCTGGCGGAACACCGGGACCGACCTGCTCCCCCGCTTCGCCGAGCACCCCGTGGATGCCTTCGGCATCGACGCCGACCTGCTGCCGGGCGCGCTCCCCGGCTCGTCCCGGCTGTCCTACGCCGGGAACCTCACGCCCACCGAGCTCTACGCCGCGATGGCGCAGCGCCGGGCGTACCTGCACCTCAACCGCTGGACCTCGCTGGGGCTGTCGCTGATCCAGGCGATGCTGCTGGGCATGCCCGTCCTCGTCCTCGACACCACCGAGGCCTCCCGGGCGGTGCCCCCGGGGGCCGGTGCGCTGTCCACCGACGTCGAGGTGCTGCGGCGCGAGGCGGCCCGGCTGCTGGCCGACCCCGCCGAGGCGGCCGCCCGCGGCGCCGTCGCCCGGACCGCCGCCCTCGAGCGCTACGGCCTGGCGGCGTTCTGCCGCGCCTGGGACGCCGTGCTCGAGCGGGCCCGCGACCAGCACCCCCGCTGACCACCACCACCCCGAGGAGCTCCCCGATGGCCGCACCCCGCGCCGGCGTCCTGCTGGACGTCGACGGAACCCTGCTGGACACCAACTACCTGCACGCCCTGGCCTGGTGGCAGGCGATGCGCGACGGCGGCGTCGAGGGCGTGACGATGGCCGACTGCCACCAGGCCGTCGGGATCGGCAGCGAGGAGCTGGTGCGCCGCCTCGCCGGCCGTGACGACGACGCGGTCGTGGAGGCGCACTCCACCCGCTACGACGCCCTGCAGGACCAGGTCGTCGCGTTCGACCGCTCGGCCGACCTCGTGCAGAAGCTGGCGGGCACCGGGCTGGCCGTCGTGCTGGCCACCAGCGGGCGCCAGCAGGACCTGGAGTGGATGCTGCCGGCCATCGGCGTCGAGGACGGGCTGATCGACGGCTCGACGACCTCGGGCGACGTCGAGCGGGCCAAGCCGCACCCCGACCTGCTGACCACCGCGATGGAGCAGCACGGGCTCGACCCCGCTCGGACCGTCGCCGTCGGCGACACCGTGTGGGACGTCCAGGCGGCCCACGACGCGGGGATCCGGGTCGTCGCCTTCACCACCGGTGGCATCCCCCGCTGCCAGCTGGAGCAGGCCGGCGCGGACGAGGTCTGGTCGGGTCCGGCCGACCTGCTGGAGCACTGGTCGTCCTCGCTGCTGGCCGCGCTGGCCTGACGGCTCCCCCGGCCCCGGACGACGAGACGGCGCCCACCCCGAGGGGTGGGCGCCGTCTGCGCTGCGTGCGGGAGGTGCGTCAGGCCTTGGTGGGCCCGTCGGTGGTCTCGTCCACGGTCGGCTCGGCCGCGGCCTCCTCCACCTCGACGTCGTCGCTCGGCGCCTGCTCGGTGTCGGTGGCGGCGTCGCGCTCCTCGGTGCCGGTGACGAGGCCCTCGGCGGGCGCCTCCTCCGACGTGCCCTCGGACTGGACCGCGTCGTCGGGGGCGTCGGCCGCGGCCGGGGTGCCCGCGGCGGCGGTGGCCGCCGGGGCGGCGCTGCGTCGGGGAGCGGCAGCGGCGGGCCGGTTGGCCTTCTTGCTGTCCTCGACCGACTCGGTCACCAGCTCGATCATCGCCATCGGGGCGTTGTCGCCCTTGCGCGGGCCGACCTTGGTGATGCGCAGGTAGCCGCCCTCGCGGTCGGCCATGGTCGGCGCGATCTCGGTGAACAGCGTGTGCACCACGCCCTTGTCCTTGACGGTGGTCAGGACGAGACGGCGGGAGTGGATGTCACCCCGCTTCGCCTTGGTGATCAGCTTCTCCGCCAGCGGGCGCAGGCGCTTGGCCTTCGCCTCGGTGGTGGTGATCCGCCCGTGCTCGAAGAGCTGGGTGGCGAGGTTCGCCAGGATGATCTTCTCGTGCGACGGGCTGCCGCCCAGACGATTGCCCTTGGTAGGTGCTGGCATGTCTACTCTCCGTTAGCGATGGTGGTGCAGAGGATCAGAGGCGACCGGGGCGCCGAGGCGGGACGGTCACCTGACCCCGCTCCGGTCCCCCGCCGAGGGCGGGGGTGAAGGGGGTCGCCCCCCTTCGAGGTGTTCAGTACTGCTCGGTCTCGCTGAAGTCGGCGTCTTCCTCTTCGAGGTCGTCGTAGCGGCCGATGGCGGCCAGCGGGTCGAAGCCGGGGGCGCTGTCCTTGAGAGACAGACCCATCTCGTGCAGCTTCAGCTTGACCTCGTCGATGGACTTGGAGCCGAAGTTCCGGATGTCCAGCAGGTCCTGCTCGCTGCGGGACACCAGCTCGGACACCGTGTGGATGCCCTCGCGCTTCAGGCAGTTGTAGGACCGCACCGTCAGGTTCAGGTCCTCGACCGGCAGGGCCAGGTCGGCGGCCAGCTGCTCGTCGATCGGCGAGGGGCCGATCTCGATGCCCTCGGCCTCGACGTTGAGCTCACGGGCCAGGCCGAACAGCTCGACCAGCGTGCGACCGGCGGAGGCGACGGCGTCGCGCGGGCGGATGGCCGGCTTGGTCTCGACGTCGAGGATCAGCTTGTCGAAGTCGGTGCGCTGCTCGACGCGGGTGGCCTCCACCTTGTAGGTGACCTTGAGGACCGGGGAGTAGATCGAGTCGACCGGGATGCGGCCGATCTCGGCGTCCGCCATCTTGTTCTGGACGGCGGAGACGTAGCCGCGGCCGCGCTCGACGACCAGCTCCATCTCGATCTTGCCGGTCTCGTTCAGGGTGGCGATGTGCAGGTCGGGGTTGTGCACCTCGACGCCCGCGGGCGGCGCGATGTCGGCCGCGGTGACCGCGCCCGGACCGGCCTTGCGCAGGTACATCGTGACGGGCTCGTCCTCCTCGGAGGAGACGACGAGGCCCTTGAGGTTGAGGATGACCTCGGTGACGTCCTCGACGACGCCCTCGATCGTCGAGAACTCGTGGAGGTTGCCGTCGATCTTGAGGCTGGTCACGGCCGCGCCCGGGATGGACGACAGCAGGGTGCGACGCAGCGAGTTGCCGAGGGTGTAGCCGAAGCCGGGCTCGAGGGGCTCGATGACGAACCGCGAGCGGTTGTCGGAGACGACCTCTTCCGACAGGGTCGGACGCTGGGCGATGAGCATGGTGGTTCCTTCTTCCTCCGCGCTTCCCGCTATTTGAAGGCGCGGTGCCCCCGGTGCATCCGGCACCGGAGGTCGTGCTGCCCATCGACGGGCTCAGGGCACGGACCCGCTCCCTGAGGAGGGGGACCCGCTCCCTGAGCCTGTCGACGGGTGGTGGGTCCTACTTGGAGTAGAGCTCGACGATCAGCTGCTCCTGGACGTCCACCACGATCTGCTGACGGGTCGGCAGCTGGTGGACCAGGACGCGGCCGCGCTCGGGCAGGGCCTGCAGCCAGGCCGGGACGTC
This window harbors:
- a CDS encoding HAD family hydrolase; translated protein: MAAPRAGVLLDVDGTLLDTNYLHALAWWQAMRDGGVEGVTMADCHQAVGIGSEELVRRLAGRDDDAVVEAHSTRYDALQDQVVAFDRSADLVQKLAGTGLAVVLATSGRQQDLEWMLPAIGVEDGLIDGSTTSGDVERAKPHPDLLTTAMEQHGLDPARTVAVGDTVWDVQAAHDAGIRVVAFTTGGIPRCQLEQAGADEVWSGPADLLEHWSSSLLAALA
- a CDS encoding SDR family NAD(P)-dependent oxidoreductase — translated: MAGLDGRVALVTGGASGLGRATCVALAARGVHAVAADIDEAGAAETVRRVQAAGGSAEAVRLDVTAGEDRTAVVGGLFERFGARFDILVNVAGIDRPGYLTDVDEAAYAQVFAVNCHGPVFLMQAFLNGYLQARTGDTEAEIFNVISISAVTVGSGAVAYNSSKAAFAKATEIFQTEVREFSHPCRIQGIMPAAMDTPMMEQWGIPPERMMDPGEVAAEIVHALGRPRGVLGQNLVFTPRVEYFPR
- a CDS encoding ABC transporter permease, which codes for MKSINLTPRFWFAAVLVLITLFIGLVGPFIVRTDPDAVIGGLYDAPSGTLPLLLGTDNEGQSVLANLVYGTRTSLLVGLVAGIIASTIGLVLGLVAGYQGGWLDDAISGLTNVALAIPSIVLVILLGIALNNRSSLALAFIIGITSWPWMARAVRAQSTSIRAREHIDVARLSGASWVSILSRDVLPYLLSYVVMAFVLQVSGAILAEAALSLLGLGPSGTTSLGVMLYWALQWGSIRTGAIWAFLPPTVMLTLIAFSLLLLQSSLDEVFNPRLRRGKLAKRKTKGGQPLPLPVATAAPTPVGAAGIVENPVPASTGGTR
- a CDS encoding glycosyltransferase, which encodes MRILLWNVHGGYSDSLTSGGHTYLYLPADEHGSGGLPRLDRPDGVDVRLTSPEELRDDPPDVVVLQRLEELDLAAAAGVRPGIDAPAVFCEHNTPRGDVPDSRHPLADRDDVTVVHVTHFNALVWDCGRTRTAVVEHGIADPGPLWTGELGHLAFVVNEPVRRWRNTGTDLLPRFAEHPVDAFGIDADLLPGALPGSSRLSYAGNLTPTELYAAMAQRRAYLHLNRWTSLGLSLIQAMLLGMPVLVLDTTEASRAVPPGAGALSTDVEVLRREAARLLADPAEAAARGAVARTAALERYGLAAFCRAWDAVLERARDQHPR
- the rplQ gene encoding 50S ribosomal protein L17; translation: MPAPTKGNRLGGSPSHEKIILANLATQLFEHGRITTTEAKAKRLRPLAEKLITKAKRGDIHSRRLVLTTVKDKGVVHTLFTEIAPTMADREGGYLRITKVGPRKGDNAPMAMIELVTESVEDSKKANRPAAAAPRRSAAPAATAAAGTPAAADAPDDAVQSEGTSEEAPAEGLVTGTEERDAATDTEQAPSDDVEVEEAAAEPTVDETTDGPTKA
- a CDS encoding ABC transporter ATP-binding protein translates to MTRLLNAENLRAAYRTPDGRQVFAVDDVSVYIDEGEVLGVAGESGSGKSTLGAILSLTTRPPLYVESGTLEIDGKRQELGERSKIPRTWRGSVVSLLPQGAMNSISPTQRVRDLVFDVMRAHDRSIKRDEALDRARDRLKSLDLPVRVLDSYPHQLSGGMKQRTVTIISTLLNPRLLIADEPTSALDVSSQKALIDMLLQMLEQKIMSGVVFVTHDLPVLRTVSDRIAIMYAGKIVEVGDAEEITERPRHPYAGALLGAVLVPEPRYREMRVFGIPGSPPSLLDPPTGCRFHPRCGVAYAECATEEPPHVGDELRFSKCFWAKKHPGESVPLEAVTSDSLAEADPVGTDPRPAESEEHDDEDGPARTGSAQGREVPTGGVSA
- a CDS encoding ABC transporter ATP-binding protein → MSEDVLVASGVSKTFGHGKNVVEAVKDVSFALAENEVVTVVGESGSGKSTLARMVLGLMPITSGTMTFRGNDVSKMNARGRTDYWKDVQAVFQDPFSSFNQFFTVRRLLARSMRLLDDKVGAERLEEALGHVGFPNPADVLDRYPHELSGGQRQRVMIARALMMRPKLLVADEATSMLDASLRVNVLNVLTDLREQLGMTVLFITHDIGQACYVADRVLVMEHGVMVEQGRAEDVIFNPQHEYTQRLLADVPKLHEVQDLTRARVSDGPSASGAHAQRV